The following DNA comes from Quercus robur chromosome 1, dhQueRobu3.1, whole genome shotgun sequence.
AACTGCAGTGCAGAATCATTGGGTGGaatattaagaaacaaaaagatccTTTGGTGAACCATCTCCCAAACAACAGTGACATGCGAAAATGGATAAATAACTAAACCCCCCATCCCAGTACGTTCTTTCGGTTATTCTTCTAAGCAGTCCCTTACCCCAAAAATTACTGTTCTTCACTGAATGCCTGAAACTCTCAGTGGAGTTTGTATAACTAGTTCAATTCCTGTCAAGCTAACCTGAGTTATATGTATTCAGTAAAAACCATAAACATGAAATGAACACATGGAAGATTGGTCATGCATTACCAGAACTGCATATCTGCTTTAAAGTTGGCAAAACACAACTGAAGTAATTAAGGATACACAACACATCAGTTGAAGTGTACATTGTTATCTCTCAAGCATTTGCACAATTAGGTATAATGAACAAACTAAAATCCAACTTCAGTTCAAATTGAAGCAAAGTAAACCGCAAGCATATGTGACTATAATGAGTCCTGCACTTGAGTTGGCCATTGATAAACTTCTGTATTTCATACTTTTGAGACTAGAAATTACATGATAACcccttacaaaaataaaagattaggGGAAAAGATTAAAACAAAAGGCATAACAAATATAAGGTCTGTGTAACATTACATACTTGTTTTTTAAGTTAGGAGATTACACGCAAGTAATTGACATCTTCATCTACATCTAAGAAGATAAATACTAATATATTATAGGTCGATATATGTTAAACCTAAATCTTTACATGCTACAATAAAAGGAGTAgcgtagaaagaaaaaaatgaattgtaACTGTAGCTCATCAACAAGGCCATATTCTTACTACTAAAGTTTGAATAAGGCCAAATTCTTACTGCTAAACTTTGAACATTCAAATTTCCAATGGAACTGAGATGTAGGTATGATTTGAAGGGGATGGAACCACAGCAAAGTTGTCTGGTGATACCAAACAAGGATGGCTCAAGCTGAGAATCTAGCTTTCTACTAAGGAAAGAAAAGCCTTCAGCACAACCAAGGCCAACTGGTGGGGTTGAGTTGACTATAGGTGCTCTCTGATGGTTAAGTCAACACACTAACCCAAAGTGGATTCCAGCCCACACTCCATGAGACCTCCCAGATCACCTCAACGAGTGTACTACCACTAGACATTGTCCACCGTCAATCAGTACGGATTCACTCAAAAGGAGAGCGCTCTGAATGCCACTGACTCCTCATGTTAGCTTTTAGTGAGCCTCACCAACTTTCAATCGTGTTTAGTGCTATTGAAATTGTCCCCCCCATGCTTAGAGCTTTAAGAAAGCCATCCTAGCACATGTCGCCCAGCCAACCAAAGAAGTCGCCTAACAAACCCAAAAGCCTACTTTTGGGAGATTATTCCCGCCAAATCCAGAAAGCTCCCCCATTCCACTGACTAAGTTATGTCATATCTAGCTACTGTTACTCTGCTACTCTAAAAACCTAATCAAAGCACCTTTGATCAACTCCACCAATTGGCCATAGTTGCACTAAAGGTTTTTCTTTCCTTGGCAAGAAGCTAGATCCTCGACTCGAGCCATCCTTGTTCTGTCTCACCGTTAAAATTTTCTCCGGTTCCATCCCCTTCAAATCACCCACCTACATGAAGGCATATTAATCATATGTAAGCAAAGGGCTCCACACTCTTCCACCAAAAATATTGGAACAAAACTTATAGGCCTATCGCCACTGAACcacttttgtttctttgtcaTAGTTCAAATTAACAAAATGTAACTTATGTTTCTCGCATATGCTGTAGCTTTGCTCACCTAAAATTATCTCAATAAGAAAAAATGTCACTTCATACTCTCTATCCAAGTCATTTAAACTACAGATTGAAATCCAAACTCTCTACATCAAATTCCTTTATCCAAAAAACCATTGGTCAAATTTCCATCTTTATCCCAATTGGCaaacattgtttaaaaaataacattcaAAAGCATAGTTTTCTCACctaccaaacaaaacaaaaggaacaAACAGATTTAAAGCCATTCACAACTGAAAGTGAAAGCAACAAGTACCTAAATTTCCATCTAAAATCGAATACTTCTTCATGCTTAATTAAACCAAACACTTACACTTTGCACAAAGAAATTGTCAATGagcccaaaaaaatattaaataaaagaaataaaaagacaaattttCTTCATTTCCCCAGAGAAATTGGAGGGAAAGCGAAGTCATCAGTCGAGAAAACCTGTTCGGCGCCACACTGCATTGCGAACCCGCCGGAGATCCCTTCCTTTGAGGGTCCTCCCGGCGCCTTCGAGCACCGAACAGGCCAGCATCGGCGACTGAGCTCTCGCCACAATCTCGTGCGGCGGCAACATCTCGCCGTCCACGCCGTCATCGTCGTCGTTCACGTCGTCGAATTCGTGCGGACTCCGCGTCGCCTGAGACATGACCGGCACGTTCACCGGCGCCGACTGGTACTTGACCGAAGAAGGCAGCGGCATTCGGTCGACCGGCGGTTTAGGAATCGCCGGAATCATGCGCGCGGAAGAGGAGGACGAAAAGGAAGAAGACGACACGGAAGCCTTGTGGTAAAAGTGCGAAACGTTTCGGAGGCTCGGCGAAGACGTTTCGTTCTCGGGAAGCGCGGCGAGGATGCCGAAACCGTTGGTCTCCGGCTGAGCGAAGCTCTTCTGGTAGTTGAGCTGGTGGTTGTTGCtgttgtggtggttgtggtggtggtggcgagGTGTGGAAGGAGAGGTCGAGTGGTGTTGGTTGTGGTTCTGGTTTTCGTCCGGTTCGGAATAGCTTCCGGTCCAGAACACATCGTCTTCGTTGAGCTCCACGGCGGCGTTAGATGTGGTCGCGGTGTTCGTCGTGGAGAAGCTAGGGTTTTCGTGAGGCGCGTGGGTAAACGCGCCGATAAAGCGTTCGCTGGATGTGGATTTACGCGGTCGAAACCGGGTCGGGCCGTTGAGCTCCATGCGGGTCGGCCGGTCGGGTCGTAGAGAAAAtggtagcttttttttttttttttttttttttgcgcagAATTTGTAGCTTTGAGATAGCGGTGAAGAGTGAGTGTTGGAAACATATAAATAATCAGCTGATTGGGTAAATTATATCCTACATGAAATGTAGGATATGTGCAGAGATTTTATATAGAAGTGCGTGAGTGACGTGGCGGAAAATGTAGGGATCGGATATGGGAATTGGTAAGCAATGACATAAACGTGAcaagtttacccaaaaaaaaaaaaaaaaaaaagacataaacGTGACAACAGTGAAGCCTGAGAAAGTCGAGAAATGCTAGGGATACATATTTTTGCGTAACTTTGTGTCACAATTTGCCGTATGGTGAGTTGTGATTAGTTAGAGTATATTAATAGACCATGTAGGGACACATTCTAACCAATTACAACTCGTCATGTAACGAGTTGTAATTA
Coding sequences within:
- the LOC126721285 gene encoding uncharacterized protein LOC126721285, whose product is MELNGPTRFRPRKSTSSERFIGAFTHAPHENPSFSTTNTATTSNAAVELNEDDVFWTGSYSEPDENQNHNQHHSTSPSTPRHHHHNHHNSNNHQLNYQKSFAQPETNGFGILAALPENETSSPSLRNVSHFYHKASVSSSSFSSSSSARMIPAIPKPPVDRMPLPSSVKYQSAPVNVPVMSQATRSPHEFDDVNDDDDGVDGEMLPPHEIVARAQSPMLACSVLEGAGRTLKGRDLRRVRNAVWRRTGG